One Panicum virgatum strain AP13 chromosome 3N, P.virgatum_v5, whole genome shotgun sequence DNA segment encodes these proteins:
- the LOC120664568 gene encoding zinc finger BED domain-containing protein RICESLEEPER 2-like isoform X1, whose translation MDDMEEYTVNDDLRACGLPADDDDDLTAGAEALFGNSVAPINVDAPDAGAGAGGDGVGASATQTPSSTPTTSTANNIVLKRARSGAWNDFEPIFETLPSGKQVRIAAKCRHCNHVLSARSSSGTGHLLRHQTQCVKKAKHAALVQSRIQFNGDGSVTGWQYKPDVARRELCRLISRLDLPLGFGYEEAFEEYIRRAHNPCFSRVSRQTTTRDLEKYFLERRTSLIDSLCSVTSVCLTSDIWSGNAKEDYLSVVAHFVSADWELEKRVIRLRLINCSHNGVNIAERVESVVHEFGLTDKIFVVTLDNASSNSRAMSKLIPKFVGYLGPDPAPLDNVNRENNNALRGLLHQRCACHIINLIVKSGLKRIKSYLEAFRTAITYLNSSNQRIGEFHNYCIVKGVKPRKFGLDMDVRWNSTYLMLKHLIPYKGTFSTFIAANYGLVNGEPLLSEGHWAVAEKIMEFLGIFYESTVALSGVYYPTSPLMLHHILEIACHLHARETDPLLMSILTPMKLKFLKYWQNIPLLYSFAFVLDPRAKMRGFHNILQLLS comes from the coding sequence ATGGACGACATGGAGGAGTACACCGTCAACGATGACCTCAGGGCGTGTGGCCTGcccgcggacgacgacgacgacctgaCTGCCGGCGCTGAGGCATTGTTCGGTAACAGTGTTGCTCCGATCAATGTCGATGCCCCTGATGCCGGCGCTGGTGCTGGAGGTGATGGCGTCGGCGCGTCGGCGACTCAGACGCCGTCCTCGACGCCTACTACCTCTACTGCCAACAACATCGTGCTGAAGCGTGCCAGGTCTGGTGCCTGGAACGACTTCGAGCCGATCTTTGAGACCTTGCCCTCTGGCAAGCAGGTACGAATCGCTGCCAAGTGCCGCCACTGTAATCATGTTTTGTCTGCTCGGTCTTCTTCTGGTACTGGACATCTGCTCCGTCACCAGACGCAATGCGTCAAGAAAGCTAAGCATGCTGCTTTAGTGCAGTCCCGCATCCAGTTCAATGGTGATGGTTCAGTCACTGGTTGGCAATACAAACCTGATGTTGCTCGGAGAGAGCTGTGCCGGTTGATTTCTAGACTTGATTTGCCTCTTGGTTTTGGCTATGAAGAAGCATTTGAGGAGTACATTCGGCGTGCTCACAATCCTTGTTTTTCTAGAGTCTCTAGACAGACCACTACTAGAGATTTGGAAAAATACTTTCTTGAGCGTCGTACTTCTCTAATTGATAGCTTGTGTTCTGTTACATCTGTTTGCCTCACTTCTGACATTTGGTCGGGCAATGCTAAGGAAGACTATCTTAGTGTGGTTGCTCATTTTGTTTCTGCTGATTGGGAGTTAGAGAAGAGAGTCATTAGGCTTAGGCTCATTAATTGCTCACATAATGGTGTTAACATTGCTGAACGTGTTGAATCTGTTGTTCATGAGTTTGGTTTGACAGATAAAATCTTTGTTGTGACCCTTGATAATGCTTCTTCTAATTCCAGAGCTATGTCAAAGCTCATTCCTAAGTTTGTTGGTTATCTTGGTCCTGATCCTGCACCACTTGACAATGTTAACAGAGAAAATAATAATGCATTGCGTGGACTCTTGCACCAGCGATGCGCATGTCACATTATAAATCTCATTGTCAAATCTGGTTTGAAAAGGATCAAGTCTTATCTTGAGGCTTTTAGAACTGCAATCACTTATTTGAACTCTTCTAACCAACGCATTGGTGAATTTCATAACTATTGCATTGTTAAGGGGGTTAAACCTCGCAAGTTTGGTTTGGATATGGATGTGAGATGGAACTCTACCTATCTCATGCTTAAGCATCTCATACCATACAAGGGCACTTTCTCGACCTTTATTGCTGCTAATTATGGTTTGGTTAATGGTGAGCCACTACTCAGTGAAGGTCATTGGGCTGTTGCTGAGAAAATCATGGAGTTTCTTGGAATTTTTTATGAATCAACTGTTGCTTTGTCTGGTGTTTATTATCCAACTAGTCCTCTGATGCTGCATCATATCCTTGAAATTGCTTGTCATTTGCATGCCAGAGAGACTGATCCTTTGCTCATGAGCATTTTGACTCCTATGAAACTGAAGTTCCTCAAGTATTGGCAAAACATCCCTCTTTTGTATTCCTTTGCTTTTGTTTTGGATCCAAGGGCCAAGATGAGAGGATTTCATAATATTCTCCAGCTTCTTTCTTAG
- the LOC120664568 gene encoding zinc finger BED domain-containing protein RICESLEEPER 2-like isoform X2, with protein MDDMEEYTVNDDLRACGLPADDDDDLTAGAEALFGNSVAPINVDAPDAGAGAGGDGVGASATQTPSSTPTTSTANNIVLKRARSGAWNDFEPIFETLPSGKQSRIQFNGDGSVTGWQYKPDVARRELCRLISRLDLPLGFGYEEAFEEYIRRAHNPCFSRVSRQTTTRDLEKYFLERRTSLIDSLCSVTSVCLTSDIWSGNAKEDYLSVVAHFVSADWELEKRVIRLRLINCSHNGVNIAERVESVVHEFGLTDKIFVVTLDNASSNSRAMSKLIPKFVGYLGPDPAPLDNVNRENNNALRGLLHQRCACHIINLIVKSGLKRIKSYLEAFRTAITYLNSSNQRIGEFHNYCIVKGVKPRKFGLDMDVRWNSTYLMLKHLIPYKGTFSTFIAANYGLVNGEPLLSEGHWAVAEKIMEFLGIFYESTVALSGVYYPTSPLMLHHILEIACHLHARETDPLLMSILTPMKLKFLKYWQNIPLLYSFAFVLDPRAKMRGFHNILQLLS; from the exons ATGGACGACATGGAGGAGTACACCGTCAACGATGACCTCAGGGCGTGTGGCCTGcccgcggacgacgacgacgacctgaCTGCCGGCGCTGAGGCATTGTTCGGTAACAGTGTTGCTCCGATCAATGTCGATGCCCCTGATGCCGGCGCTGGTGCTGGAGGTGATGGCGTCGGCGCGTCGGCGACTCAGACGCCGTCCTCGACGCCTACTACCTCTACTGCCAACAACATCGTGCTGAAGCGTGCCAGGTCTGGTGCCTGGAACGACTTCGAGCCGATCTTTGAGACCTTGCCCTCTGGCAAGCAG TCCCGCATCCAGTTCAATGGTGATGGTTCAGTCACTGGTTGGCAATACAAACCTGATGTTGCTCGGAGAGAGCTGTGCCGGTTGATTTCTAGACTTGATTTGCCTCTTGGTTTTGGCTATGAAGAAGCATTTGAGGAGTACATTCGGCGTGCTCACAATCCTTGTTTTTCTAGAGTCTCTAGACAGACCACTACTAGAGATTTGGAAAAATACTTTCTTGAGCGTCGTACTTCTCTAATTGATAGCTTGTGTTCTGTTACATCTGTTTGCCTCACTTCTGACATTTGGTCGGGCAATGCTAAGGAAGACTATCTTAGTGTGGTTGCTCATTTTGTTTCTGCTGATTGGGAGTTAGAGAAGAGAGTCATTAGGCTTAGGCTCATTAATTGCTCACATAATGGTGTTAACATTGCTGAACGTGTTGAATCTGTTGTTCATGAGTTTGGTTTGACAGATAAAATCTTTGTTGTGACCCTTGATAATGCTTCTTCTAATTCCAGAGCTATGTCAAAGCTCATTCCTAAGTTTGTTGGTTATCTTGGTCCTGATCCTGCACCACTTGACAATGTTAACAGAGAAAATAATAATGCATTGCGTGGACTCTTGCACCAGCGATGCGCATGTCACATTATAAATCTCATTGTCAAATCTGGTTTGAAAAGGATCAAGTCTTATCTTGAGGCTTTTAGAACTGCAATCACTTATTTGAACTCTTCTAACCAACGCATTGGTGAATTTCATAACTATTGCATTGTTAAGGGGGTTAAACCTCGCAAGTTTGGTTTGGATATGGATGTGAGATGGAACTCTACCTATCTCATGCTTAAGCATCTCATACCATACAAGGGCACTTTCTCGACCTTTATTGCTGCTAATTATGGTTTGGTTAATGGTGAGCCACTACTCAGTGAAGGTCATTGGGCTGTTGCTGAGAAAATCATGGAGTTTCTTGGAATTTTTTATGAATCAACTGTTGCTTTGTCTGGTGTTTATTATCCAACTAGTCCTCTGATGCTGCATCATATCCTTGAAATTGCTTGTCATTTGCATGCCAGAGAGACTGATCCTTTGCTCATGAGCATTTTGACTCCTATGAAACTGAAGTTCCTCAAGTATTGGCAAAACATCCCTCTTTTGTATTCCTTTGCTTTTGTTTTGGATCCAAGGGCCAAGATGAGAGGATTTCATAATATTCTCCAGCTTCTTTCTTAG
- the LOC120667411 gene encoding uncharacterized protein LOC120667411: MAEREGAVVKKGHEEGLKMAVALLEEFGLPLGLLPLEDVIEVGFVRDTGYMWISQRKKVEHQFKKISKQVSYDVEITAYVKPKGIKKLKGVKAKELMLWPPVNEMTVDDPPTGKIHFKSLAGVTKTFPVDAFAAGQ; encoded by the coding sequence ATggcggagagggagggcgcGGTGGTGAAGAAGGGCCACGAGGAGGGCCTGAAGATGGCGGTGGCGCTGCTGGAGGAGTTCGGCCTGCCGCTGGGGCTGCTGCCGCTGGAGGACGTGATCGAGGTCGGGTTCGTGCGCGACACGGGGTACATGTGGATCAGCCAGCGCAAGAAGGTGGAGCACCAGTTCAAGAAGATCAGCAAGCAGGTGAGCTACGACGTGGAGATCACCGCCTACGTCAAGCCCAAGGGCATCAAGAAGCTCAAGGGCGTCAAGGCAAAGGAGCTCATGCTCTGGCCGCCCGTCAACGAGATGACCGTCGACGACCCGCCCACCGGGAAGATCCACTTCAAGAGCCTCGCCGGCGTCACCAAGACCTTCCCCGTCgacgccttcgccgccggccagTAG